One window of Nocardia nova SH22a genomic DNA carries:
- a CDS encoding ABC transporter substrate-binding protein codes for MLSLRRPRVVRALAVLSALPVLAALAAGCSDSGAGTTADGKTILRYQGQTGSVSPVELAADLGYFSKISLKWVGDTTSGPANIQAAATKQIEFGSAFNGAVVKLVAGGAPVTSVLSSYGADELSFTGYYVLDDSGIRTARDLIGKKVGVNTLGAHHEFITRQWLHDQGLTDAEIKQVQLVVLPPINTEQALREKQIDVAALGGPLQDIALAHGGLHPLYTDKGLFGQFDYGTYVFRKDFIAEHKDAVADFVQGTARATRWLQTTPHDQVVARLADIIHKRGRNENTTLLDSYKSSGIPVPGAVIEDRELQIWIDWLVRNGELPAGKLKAADIYTNEFNPYANGKYPPGSGPTGEAVAAK; via the coding sequence ATGTTGTCGTTACGACGACCCCGAGTCGTGCGTGCCCTCGCCGTACTCTCGGCCCTGCCCGTCCTCGCCGCCCTCGCCGCCGGTTGCTCGGACTCGGGCGCCGGTACCACCGCGGACGGTAAGACCATCCTTCGCTATCAGGGGCAGACCGGTTCGGTCAGTCCCGTCGAACTCGCCGCCGATCTCGGCTATTTCTCCAAGATTTCGCTGAAGTGGGTGGGCGACACCACGAGTGGCCCGGCCAATATCCAGGCGGCCGCCACCAAACAGATCGAATTCGGCAGCGCCTTCAACGGCGCGGTCGTCAAACTGGTCGCGGGCGGCGCGCCGGTGACGTCGGTGCTGAGCTCCTACGGCGCCGACGAACTCAGCTTCACCGGCTATTACGTTCTCGACGATTCGGGTATCAGAACCGCGCGGGATCTGATCGGCAAGAAGGTCGGGGTCAACACCCTCGGCGCGCACCATGAATTCATCACCCGGCAGTGGTTGCACGATCAGGGCCTCACCGACGCCGAGATCAAACAGGTGCAACTGGTGGTGCTGCCGCCGATCAACACCGAACAGGCCCTGCGCGAGAAACAGATCGACGTCGCGGCGCTGGGCGGGCCACTGCAGGACATCGCGCTGGCCCACGGCGGTCTCCATCCGCTCTACACCGACAAGGGGCTGTTCGGCCAGTTCGACTACGGCACCTACGTTTTCCGCAAGGACTTCATCGCGGAGCACAAGGACGCGGTGGCCGACTTCGTCCAGGGCACCGCCCGCGCCACCCGCTGGTTGCAGACGACTCCGCACGACCAGGTGGTGGCCCGGCTGGCCGACATCATCCACAAGCGCGGGCGCAACGAGAACACCACCCTGCTGGACTCCTACAAGTCCTCCGGCATCCCGGTGCCCGGCGCGGTGATCGAGGACCGCGAGCTGCAGATCTGGATCGACTGGCTGGTCCGCAACGGTGAGCTGCCCGCCGGGAAGCTGAAGGCCGCCGACATCTACACCAACGAGTTCAACCCGTACGCCAACGGGAAATATCCGCCCGGCAGCGGGCCGACCGGAGAGGCGGTGGCCGCCAAATGA
- a CDS encoding ABC transporter ATP-binding protein, which translates to MSDTAIKLALNGVRKEFPARGNGTSVTAVEDITVDVRDGEFLVLVGPSGSGKSTLLDLLGGLTRPSGGSILLDGRPVTGPGLDRGIVFQQYALLPWRTARGNIEFGLEAKRIPRRRRRRIADEYLELVGLTGFGDRHPHELSGGMKQRVAIARSLAFDPEVLLMDEPFAALDAQTRESLQDELLRIWRTTGKTVLFITHDINEAVYLGQRVAVLTSRPGRIKAVVDIDLDRAADPDIDIRSSDHFSEIRHRIWSLLHDEVARAQGLEQADLAATDRR; encoded by the coding sequence ATGAGCGACACGGCAATCAAACTCGCATTGAACGGAGTGCGCAAGGAGTTCCCCGCGCGGGGCAACGGCACGTCCGTCACCGCCGTCGAGGACATCACGGTGGACGTGCGCGACGGGGAATTCCTGGTGCTGGTGGGCCCCAGCGGTTCCGGGAAGTCCACTCTCCTGGATCTGCTCGGCGGCCTCACCCGGCCCAGCGGAGGCTCGATCCTGCTCGACGGCCGACCGGTCACCGGTCCCGGACTCGATCGCGGGATCGTCTTCCAGCAGTACGCGCTGCTGCCCTGGCGGACCGCGCGCGGGAATATCGAATTCGGCCTGGAGGCCAAGCGAATTCCCCGCCGGAGGCGCCGCCGAATCGCGGACGAATATCTGGAGCTGGTCGGGCTGACCGGGTTCGGCGATCGCCATCCACACGAACTGTCCGGCGGGATGAAACAGCGCGTGGCGATCGCGCGCAGCCTCGCCTTCGATCCCGAAGTGCTCCTGATGGACGAGCCGTTCGCCGCGCTCGACGCCCAGACCCGCGAATCGCTGCAGGACGAACTGTTGCGCATCTGGCGCACCACCGGCAAGACCGTCCTGTTCATCACCCACGACATCAACGAGGCGGTGTATCTGGGACAACGCGTCGCCGTGCTCACCTCCCGGCCTGGGCGGATCAAGGCGGTCGTCGACATCGATCTCGACCGCGCCGCCGATCCGGACATCGATATCCGTTCCAGCGACCACTTCAGCGAAATCCGGCACCGCATCTGGTCGCTACTGCACGACGAGGTGGCGCGTGCGCAGGGCCTCGAGCAGGCCGACCTCGCGGCCACCGACAGGAGGTAA
- a CDS encoding ABC transporter permease, whose protein sequence is MATAFTTTESALLPKNSTTPAAPADPAAARRTGVSGSRFLAVTGRWAWRVFKPALVIALFLAFWEFAPRLGLVDEIFLPPFSTVVQRGGELIRNGQLWDNTSASLGRSLAGFAIAVAIAVPAGIAIAWYKPIADFLNPLLELFRNTAALALLPVFILILGIGETSKVAIVVYAGFFPILLNTISGVRSVDPLLIKSAVSLGFSPLRLFQKVILPAAVPTIFTGIRMAASASILVLIATEMAGARAGLGYLITAAQQNFQIPDMYVGIVAIAVVGLVYNAVLVAIERRLTRWRPESTR, encoded by the coding sequence ATGGCCACCGCATTCACCACCACCGAATCCGCCCTGCTGCCGAAGAATTCGACGACACCGGCCGCACCTGCCGACCCGGCCGCGGCCCGCCGCACCGGGGTCTCGGGCAGCCGGTTTCTCGCCGTCACCGGCCGCTGGGCCTGGCGGGTGTTCAAGCCCGCCCTCGTCATCGCGCTGTTCCTGGCCTTCTGGGAGTTCGCCCCGCGGCTCGGTCTGGTCGACGAGATCTTCCTGCCGCCGTTCTCGACCGTCGTCCAGCGTGGCGGCGAACTGATTCGCAACGGCCAGTTGTGGGACAACACCTCCGCCAGCCTCGGCCGCTCGCTGGCCGGATTCGCGATCGCGGTCGCCATCGCCGTTCCGGCCGGTATCGCCATCGCGTGGTACAAGCCGATCGCCGATTTCCTGAATCCGCTGCTGGAACTGTTCCGCAACACCGCGGCGCTGGCCCTGCTGCCGGTCTTCATCCTCATTCTGGGCATCGGCGAGACGTCCAAGGTCGCGATCGTCGTCTATGCCGGGTTCTTCCCGATTCTGCTCAACACCATCAGCGGGGTCCGATCGGTGGATCCGCTGCTGATCAAATCGGCCGTGTCCCTGGGATTCTCGCCCTTGCGGTTGTTCCAGAAGGTGATCCTGCCCGCCGCGGTCCCCACGATCTTCACCGGCATCCGGATGGCGGCCTCGGCCTCCATCCTCGTCCTCATCGCCACCGAGATGGCCGGTGCGCGAGCCGGTCTCGGCTATCTCATCACCGCGGCACAGCAGAATTTCCAGATTCCCGACATGTATGTCGGCATCGTCGCCATCGCGGTCGTCGGGCTGGTCTACAACGCCGTCCTCGTCGCCATCGAACGCCGCCTCACCCGCTGGCGCCCCGAATCCACCCGCTGA
- a CDS encoding LLM class flavin-dependent oxidoreductase, which yields MSPSRKTFHLNAFLMGVGHHEAAWRHPRTEERRVLDVRHFQELGRIAERGKLDSVFFADGLAVGPRIQRNTLAVFEPVTLLSAIAAVTEHVGLIATASTTYNEPFNLARKFASLDHISGGRAGWNIVTSGTADEAYNFGYDAIPEHATRYERATEFVDVALQLWDSWESSAIVLDPEAGVFADPDRVHTIDHDGDRFRVRGPLNSPRGPQGRPLLVQAGSSESGKEFAARYAEAVFTAQRSLEEGQRFYRDLKARLPKYGRGPDELKVLPGLVPYIADTPAEALALEQEFTDLISPDYALRQLSTQLGIDLTGHPLDEPLPPLPDEVDIEGGKSRFTLVKELATRERLTVRQLIGKLGGGRGHRSFAGTPEQIADELESWFEGGAADGFNIMPPYLPGGLTDFVDRVVPILQERGLFRTEYTADTLRGHYGLAPVESRFAVESPLSA from the coding sequence ATGTCGCCATCACGAAAAACCTTTCATCTCAACGCCTTCCTGATGGGCGTCGGCCACCACGAGGCCGCCTGGCGGCATCCGCGCACCGAGGAGCGCCGTGTCCTGGACGTGCGGCACTTCCAGGAACTGGGCCGTATCGCCGAACGCGGAAAACTGGATTCGGTCTTCTTCGCCGACGGCCTGGCGGTGGGCCCGCGAATTCAGCGCAACACACTCGCGGTATTCGAACCCGTCACCCTGCTGTCGGCCATTGCCGCCGTAACCGAGCACGTCGGCCTGATCGCCACCGCATCCACGACCTATAACGAACCTTTCAATCTGGCACGGAAATTCGCCTCGCTCGACCACATCAGCGGCGGACGTGCCGGATGGAATATCGTCACCTCGGGCACCGCCGACGAGGCCTACAATTTCGGCTACGACGCCATTCCCGAACATGCCACCAGATATGAGCGGGCCACCGAATTCGTCGATGTCGCACTGCAACTGTGGGACAGCTGGGAATCCTCGGCGATCGTGCTCGATCCGGAGGCCGGGGTCTTCGCCGACCCGGACCGGGTGCACACCATCGATCACGACGGCGACCGGTTCCGGGTGCGCGGCCCGCTGAACTCACCGCGCGGCCCACAGGGGCGGCCCCTGCTGGTGCAGGCCGGATCTTCCGAGAGCGGAAAGGAATTCGCGGCCCGCTACGCCGAAGCGGTGTTCACCGCGCAGCGCAGTCTCGAGGAAGGTCAGCGTTTCTATCGGGATCTGAAAGCGCGGCTGCCGAAGTACGGCCGCGGTCCCGACGAGCTGAAGGTGCTGCCCGGCCTCGTGCCCTACATCGCCGATACACCCGCCGAGGCGCTCGCGCTGGAGCAGGAGTTCACCGACCTCATCTCCCCCGATTACGCACTGCGCCAACTGTCCACGCAGCTGGGTATCGATCTGACCGGGCATCCGCTCGACGAGCCGCTGCCGCCGCTGCCGGACGAGGTCGACATCGAGGGCGGGAAATCCCGCTTCACCCTGGTCAAGGAGCTGGCCACCCGGGAACGGCTCACCGTGCGCCAGCTCATCGGCAAACTCGGCGGCGGCCGCGGGCACCGCAGTTTCGCGGGCACACCGGAGCAGATCGCCGATGAACTGGAGAGCTGGTTCGAGGGCGGCGCCGCCGACGGGTTCAACATCATGCCGCCGTATCTGCCCGGCGGGCTCACCGACTTCGTCGACCGTGTGGTGCCGATCCTGCAGGAGCGCGGCCTGTTCCGCACCGAGTACACCGCCGACACCCTGCGCGGGCACTACGGACTCGCGCCGGTGGAGAGCCGGTTCGCCGTCGAGAGCCCGCTCAGCGCCTGA
- a CDS encoding transglycosylase family protein — MSRNRKFSTRALGFAAVAGAIVAVPFGLTATASADGGHDWDAVAQCEASGDWGANTGNGYYGGLQFTQSTWNANGGSGSPANASRAEQIRVAENVLASQGPGAWPVCGANL, encoded by the coding sequence ATGTCTCGTAACCGGAAGTTCAGCACTCGCGCACTCGGCTTCGCCGCCGTCGCCGGCGCCATCGTCGCCGTCCCCTTCGGCCTGACCGCCACCGCGTCTGCCGACGGCGGCCACGACTGGGATGCCGTCGCCCAGTGCGAGGCCAGCGGCGACTGGGGCGCCAACACCGGAAACGGCTACTACGGCGGCCTGCAGTTCACCCAGAGCACCTGGAACGCCAACGGCGGCAGCGGCAGCCCGGCCAACGCCAGCCGCGCCGAGCAGATCCGCGTCGCGGAGAACGTGCTCGCCAGCCAGGGCCCCGGCGCCTGGCCGGTCTGCGGCGCGAACCTGTAA